A DNA window from Tenuifilaceae bacterium CYCD contains the following coding sequences:
- a CDS encoding type I restriction-modification system subunit M produces the protein MTKEQEREELHRTIWQIANDLRGSVDGWDFKSYVLGMLFYRFISENLTSYINKEEQRTGNKNFDYTKISDKDAEFGRADTVKEKGFYILPSELFVNVWYKAKNDANLNETLSNVFKNIENSAKGTDSEDDLRGLFDDIDVNSNKLGATVQKRNETLVKIIDSIGGLELGDYQDNTNDLFGDAYEFLMTMYASNAGKSGGEFFTPQEVSELLAEITVVGKKQVNKVYDPACGSGSMLLKFAKVLGKENVRQGFYGQEINITTYNLCRINMFLHDINYEKFDIAHGDTLTEPKHWDDEPFDCIVSNPPYSIKWEGDANPLLINDPRFSPAGVLAPKSKADLAFTMHMLSWLSTSGTAAIVEFPGVLYRSGAEQKIRKYLIDNNYVDAVIQLPPDLFFGTGIATCIIVLKKSKKDNATLFIDASAEFVRGGNKNKLTEPNRKKILNAFVERKDIDHFAHLVPNSDIAENDYNIAVSSYVEQENTTEEVNIEKLNAHIAEIVIRQNKLRTAIDAIVADLEGGTI, from the coding sequence ATGACAAAAGAACAAGAACGGGAAGAACTTCACCGTACCATTTGGCAAATAGCAAACGATTTACGAGGCAGTGTTGACGGTTGGGATTTTAAATCCTATGTACTGGGCATGTTGTTCTACAGGTTTATTTCTGAAAACCTTACCTCATATATCAATAAAGAAGAACAGCGTACAGGCAACAAAAATTTTGATTACACCAAAATTTCCGATAAAGATGCTGAATTTGGAAGAGCCGATACTGTAAAAGAAAAAGGCTTTTATATTTTGCCTTCGGAGCTATTTGTGAATGTATGGTACAAAGCAAAGAATGATGCCAATCTCAATGAAACATTGAGCAATGTTTTCAAGAATATTGAAAACTCTGCCAAAGGCACCGACAGCGAAGATGATTTGCGGGGCTTGTTTGATGATATTGATGTAAACAGTAACAAGCTGGGGGCTACAGTACAAAAACGAAATGAAACTTTAGTCAAAATTATTGACTCAATCGGGGGCTTGGAGTTAGGCGATTATCAGGACAACACCAACGACCTTTTTGGCGATGCTTACGAGTTTTTAATGACCATGTACGCCAGCAATGCTGGTAAATCAGGAGGTGAATTTTTTACCCCTCAAGAGGTTTCCGAATTACTTGCCGAAATTACGGTTGTAGGTAAAAAGCAGGTCAACAAAGTGTACGACCCTGCCTGTGGTTCTGGTTCAATGTTGTTAAAGTTTGCCAAAGTATTAGGTAAAGAAAATGTTCGACAGGGCTTTTATGGTCAGGAAATTAACATTACCACTTACAACCTTTGCCGTATCAACATGTTCCTGCACGATATTAATTACGAAAAATTTGATATTGCCCACGGCGACACGCTTACCGAACCCAAACATTGGGATGATGAGCCTTTCGATTGTATTGTTTCTAATCCGCCTTATTCTATAAAATGGGAAGGTGATGCAAACCCGCTTTTGATTAACGACCCTCGTTTTTCGCCAGCAGGTGTGCTTGCTCCAAAGAGTAAAGCCGACCTCGCATTTACAATGCACATGCTTTCTTGGCTCTCTACTTCTGGTACGGCAGCCATTGTTGAGTTTCCCGGAGTGCTATATCGAAGTGGTGCAGAACAGAAAATTCGCAAATATTTGATTGATAATAACTATGTGGATGCTGTTATACAGTTACCACCTGATTTGTTTTTTGGTACTGGTATCGCAACTTGTATTATTGTACTTAAAAAGAGCAAAAAGGACAACGCCACACTGTTTATTGATGCCTCAGCCGAATTTGTGCGTGGTGGCAACAAAAACAAGCTTACCGAGCCAAACCGAAAAAAGATACTCAATGCCTTTGTTGAGCGTAAAGACATTGACCATTTTGCCCACCTTGTACCCAACAGTGACATTGCCGAAAACGACTACAATATTGCCGTGAGTAGCTATGTGGAGCAGGAAAACACAACAGAGGAAGTGAATATTGAAAAACTTAACGCCCATATTGCCGAGATTGTAATACGCCAAAACAAGCTTCGCACGGCTATTGATGCAATTGTAGCAGACTTGGAAGGAGGTACAATATGA
- a CDS encoding toxin Fic produces MKEEQKGEILIYQSEEGSTKIEVRLQSENVWLSQQQMAELYQSSRTNVVEHIKHIYEEGELNENSTCRKFRQVQMEGSRSVEREIPFYNLDMIISLGYRIKSHIATKFRIWATERLKEYIVKGFTMDDERLKQMGGGGYWYELLNRIRDIRSSEKVLYRQVLDLYATSVDYDPNTPESVEFFKIVQNKLHYAAHGHTAAEVIYQRADSDKPFMGLTVFPGEQPSSKDITVAKNYLNAEELKILNNLVSGYFDFAEIQAMKRKPMYMADYIKQLDSILSAAGEKLLHTPGSVSHKQAIEKAKAEFKKYQVKTLSPVEKDYLENIKSLQKKIDKKGKKK; encoded by the coding sequence ATGAAAGAAGAACAAAAAGGAGAGATTTTAATTTACCAGTCGGAAGAAGGTAGCACCAAAATCGAGGTTAGGCTCCAAAGTGAGAATGTTTGGCTTTCTCAGCAACAAATGGCTGAACTTTATCAATCCTCAAGAACCAATGTGGTTGAGCATATTAAACACATTTATGAAGAAGGGGAATTAAATGAAAACTCAACCTGTCGGAAATTCCGACAAGTTCAAATGGAAGGTAGCCGGAGCGTAGAGCGAGAAATTCCTTTCTATAACCTCGATATGATTATCTCGTTGGGGTATCGTATCAAATCGCATATTGCTACCAAATTTCGTATCTGGGCTACCGAGCGGTTAAAAGAGTACATAGTAAAAGGGTTTACGATGGACGATGAACGCCTGAAACAAATGGGCGGTGGTGGATACTGGTACGAGTTACTCAACCGTATTCGTGATATTCGTTCGTCCGAAAAGGTTTTATATCGTCAGGTACTCGATTTATATGCTACCAGCGTAGATTACGACCCCAATACACCCGAATCGGTTGAGTTCTTTAAAATTGTTCAAAATAAACTGCATTATGCCGCTCATGGGCATACCGCAGCCGAAGTTATTTACCAGCGTGCCGATAGCGACAAACCGTTTATGGGGCTAACTGTTTTTCCGGGCGAACAACCCTCTTCTAAAGATATTACTGTTGCCAAGAATTATTTGAATGCTGAGGAGCTGAAAATCCTCAACAATTTGGTATCGGGTTATTTCGACTTTGCCGAAATACAGGCAATGAAGCGTAAACCCATGTACATGGCCGATTACATAAAACAGTTAGATAGTATTCTGTCGGCTGCTGGCGAAAAACTATTACACACCCCTGGCAGTGTAAGCCACAAACAAGCCATTGAAAAAGCCAAAGCCGAATTTAAAAAATACCAGGTTAAAACGCTTTCGCCAGTCGAAAAAGACTACTTGGAGAACATTAAATCCTTACAGAAAAAGATTGACAAGAAAGGAAAGAAAAAATGA
- a CDS encoding DNA-binding protein translates to MFSNEISFNDMPQALAYLIGKVERLESLLSATKSELPESDKWFNLQELCSYLPDKPARQTVYGWIGQKLIPYHKKGKKLQFLKSEIDAWLIGDKHKSVAELQADAAAFVANKKGGLK, encoded by the coding sequence ATGTTTTCAAACGAGATTTCTTTTAATGATATGCCTCAGGCGTTGGCATATTTAATTGGCAAGGTTGAACGATTAGAATCCTTGCTTAGTGCAACAAAGTCAGAATTACCCGAATCTGACAAGTGGTTTAACTTACAGGAATTGTGCAGCTATTTGCCCGACAAGCCAGCTCGGCAGACTGTTTACGGTTGGATTGGTCAAAAGCTCATTCCTTATCACAAAAAGGGAAAGAAGCTCCAATTTCTTAAAAGCGAAATTGATGCTTGGTTGATTGGAGACAAACACAAATCAGTTGCCGAATTACAGGCAGACGCAGCCGCTTTTGTAGCCAATAAGAAAGGAGGTTTGAAATGA
- a CDS encoding hypothetical protein (frameshifted, insertion/deletion at around 2268471) produces the protein MKWKENDNIDFKYIDLSSVDRMSNKITETQIITSQNAPSRAQQIVRNNDVIFGTTRPTLKRYCLITPEYDGQICSTGFCVLRANTEMILPKYLFFVLTTSDFYNYVENNQEGAGYPAISNNKVKEYKMAVPSIEEQNRIVEVLDKFDSLVNDISIGLPAEIDGRRKQYNYYRGKLLDFKCISNG, from the coding sequence ATGAAGTGGAAAGAAAACGATAATATTGACTTTAAGTATATTGATTTGTCCTCGGTTGATAGAATGAGTAATAAAATTACAGAAACCCAAATAATCACAAGTCAAAATGCTCCAAGTCGGGCACAACAAATTGTAAGAAACAATGATGTGATTTTTGGAACAACACGACCAACTTTAAAACGCTACTGCTTAATTACACCTGAATATGATGGACAAATTTGCAGTACTGGTTTTTGTGTTCTTAGGGCAAATACAGAAATGATATTACCTAAATATCTATTTTTCGTTTTAACTACTTCTGATTTTTACAACTATGTTGAGAATAATCAAGAAGGTGCTGGCTATCCTGCAATTTCTAATAACAAAGTAAAAGAATATAAAATGGCAGTTCCTTCAATAGAGGAACAAAACCGAATTGTTGAAGTATTGGACAAATTCGATAGCTTGGTAAATGATATTTCGATTGGTTTACCTGCCGAAATAGACGGTCGCCGCAAACAATACAATTATTACAGAGGAAAATTATTGGATTTTAAATGTATAAGTAATGGATAA
- a CDS encoding DEAD/DEAH box helicase: MDKYALVAENPESTVVAEYQPLYRKETTYQSEADLEKAFIEQLQTQAYDYLPITSEDELIANLRLQLEALNNYQFTNSEWEQFFKGKIANQNNGIEEKTTIIQEDHIQLLTRDDGTVKNIYLIDKANIHNNRLQVVNQYAVDNGQRANRYDVTVLVNGLPLVHIELKKRGVDIKEAFNQINRYNRESFWAGCGLFEYVQLFVISNGTYSKYYSNTTRFTHIRELGDGAVKKGKRTSNSFEFTSWWADANNRPIVDLMDFGRTFFAKHTLLNLLTKYCVFTSDKLLLAMRPYQIVATERILNKITVSNNYKSFGTIEGGGYIWHTTGSGKTLTSFKTAQLASKLPFIEKVLFVVDRKDLDYQTMKEYDKFEKGAANSNSNTAILKKQLEDPKANIIITTIQKLSVLIKKQKNHHVFSQHIVIIFDECHRSQFGDMHTAITKTFKKYHLFGFTGTPIFAVNSSSNSRADLRTTEQAFGAKLHTYTIVDAITDKNVLPFRIDYISTMKEQENIQDEKVWNIDRERALSAPERISNIVKYIREHFDQKTKRNSFYQLKDRRLAGFNSIFAVSSIEVAKKYYTEFQKQMMGLPSDKQLKVATIYSFGVNEDPENGIIDDENLEDTSLLDQSSRDFLESAIQDYNKIFKMNFDTSSEKFQSYYKDVSERVKNREIDLLIVVNMFLTGFDATTLNTLWVDKNLRLHGLLQAYSRTNRILNTVKTFGNIICFRNLEKATNESIALFGDKEAGGVVLLKTYDEYYNGYKKGDKDIPGYADLVDDLQEKFPVGEQIIGEQNQKEFIKLYSAILKVKNILSTFDEFSGNEILSERDVQDYHSMYINLYNDFRGKSKGDNENVNDDIVFEMELIKQVEINIDYILALIKKYHEGHLKDKEIVISISKAIDSSVELRNKKELIEQFIDSLTPSTNVDDDWHSFVDAKKVEELDQIINDENLDKEETYKFITNAFRDGYVQSTGTALSKVLPPVSRFTPTGDRTKKRESVLEKLSSFFNKFWDISGGRFLKN; encoded by the coding sequence ATGGATAAATACGCCCTCGTTGCCGAGAACCCCGAAAGTACGGTAGTAGCGGAATACCAACCGCTCTACCGCAAGGAAACTACTTATCAGAGTGAGGCAGACCTCGAAAAAGCATTTATTGAGCAGCTTCAAACACAGGCTTACGATTATTTGCCAATCACTTCGGAAGACGAATTGATTGCCAACTTGCGCCTGCAATTAGAAGCCCTGAATAATTACCAGTTTACCAATTCGGAATGGGAGCAATTTTTCAAAGGCAAAATTGCTAACCAAAACAACGGCATTGAGGAAAAAACAACCATTATACAGGAAGACCATATCCAACTACTTACCCGTGACGATGGCACAGTAAAAAATATCTATCTCATTGATAAAGCGAATATCCACAACAACCGTTTACAGGTTGTTAATCAATATGCGGTTGACAATGGGCAGCGTGCCAATCGTTACGATGTTACGGTATTGGTAAACGGCTTACCATTGGTACATATCGAGCTTAAAAAACGGGGCGTTGACATTAAAGAGGCATTTAATCAGATAAACCGATACAACCGTGAATCGTTTTGGGCTGGCTGCGGTTTGTTTGAGTATGTGCAACTATTTGTAATTTCAAACGGTACTTACTCTAAATACTACAGCAATACCACCCGCTTTACGCATATCAGGGAGTTAGGCGATGGAGCGGTAAAAAAAGGCAAACGCACCAGCAACAGCTTTGAATTTACTTCGTGGTGGGCTGATGCCAATAACCGCCCGATTGTTGATTTAATGGATTTCGGGCGCACATTTTTCGCAAAGCACACTTTGCTCAATCTGCTTACTAAATACTGTGTTTTCACTTCCGACAAATTGTTGTTGGCAATGCGACCTTACCAAATTGTAGCTACCGAGCGTATTTTGAATAAAATAACGGTTTCAAATAACTACAAATCTTTTGGTACTATTGAGGGCGGTGGTTATATCTGGCACACCACCGGAAGCGGCAAAACGCTTACTTCGTTTAAAACCGCTCAACTGGCAAGTAAATTGCCATTTATTGAAAAAGTACTGTTTGTGGTGGATAGAAAAGACCTCGACTATCAAACCATGAAAGAATACGATAAGTTTGAGAAAGGAGCTGCAAACAGTAATTCCAATACTGCCATTCTTAAAAAGCAATTGGAAGACCCCAAGGCAAACATTATTATTACCACCATACAAAAGCTTTCTGTACTGATTAAGAAACAGAAAAACCACCATGTTTTTAGTCAACATATCGTTATAATTTTCGATGAGTGCCACCGTTCACAGTTTGGCGATATGCACACAGCCATTACCAAAACATTCAAAAAATATCACCTGTTCGGCTTTACAGGCACGCCAATTTTTGCCGTTAATTCAAGCAGTAACAGCCGTGCCGATTTACGCACTACCGAACAGGCATTCGGTGCAAAATTGCACACCTATACCATTGTCGATGCCATTACCGATAAAAATGTACTTCCTTTCCGTATTGACTATATCAGCACCATGAAGGAACAGGAAAACATACAGGACGAAAAAGTATGGAACATTGACCGTGAACGGGCATTATCAGCACCGGAGCGAATAAGCAATATTGTAAAGTATATCCGTGAACATTTCGACCAGAAAACAAAACGCAATAGCTTCTACCAATTAAAAGACCGCCGATTGGCTGGTTTTAATTCCATTTTTGCCGTTTCGTCTATCGAAGTAGCCAAGAAATATTACACCGAGTTTCAAAAACAAATGATGGGGTTGCCAAGCGACAAACAGTTAAAGGTAGCAACCATTTACAGTTTTGGCGTGAATGAAGACCCCGAAAACGGAATCATTGATGATGAGAACCTCGAAGATACCAGCCTTTTAGACCAAAGCTCACGGGACTTTCTCGAATCGGCAATACAGGACTACAACAAGATATTTAAAATGAACTTTGATACTTCAAGTGAAAAGTTCCAAAGCTATTATAAAGATGTGTCCGAACGAGTGAAAAATCGTGAAATTGACTTGTTGATTGTGGTAAACATGTTTCTTACTGGTTTTGATGCCACCACTTTAAATACCCTTTGGGTAGATAAAAACCTCCGTTTGCATGGGCTTTTACAAGCCTATTCACGCACAAACCGCATTTTGAACACGGTTAAAACCTTTGGAAATATTATTTGTTTCCGCAACCTCGAAAAAGCCACCAACGAGAGCATTGCCCTATTTGGCGACAAAGAAGCCGGAGGTGTGGTTTTGCTCAAAACTTACGATGAATATTACAACGGCTACAAAAAAGGAGATAAAGACATTCCCGGCTATGCTGATTTAGTGGATGACTTACAAGAAAAATTCCCTGTGGGTGAACAGATTATCGGAGAACAAAACCAAAAAGAATTTATCAAGCTTTACAGTGCCATTCTGAAAGTGAAAAACATACTTTCCACTTTCGATGAATTTTCAGGCAATGAAATACTTTCGGAAAGAGATGTACAGGATTATCACAGCATGTACATTAACCTTTACAACGATTTCAGAGGCAAAAGCAAAGGCGACAACGAAAATGTAAATGATGATATAGTCTTTGAAATGGAGCTGATTAAACAGGTCGAAATCAACATTGATTATATCCTCGCACTCATTAAGAAGTACCACGAAGGTCATTTAAAAGACAAGGAAATTGTTATCAGTATTAGCAAAGCCATTGATTCCAGTGTGGAACTCCGCAATAAAAAAGAGCTTATCGAACAATTTATTGATTCGTTGACCCCTTCAACCAATGTGGATGATGATTGGCATTCGTTTGTTGATGCTAAGAAAGTAGAAGAATTAGACCAAATTATCAACGATGAAAATTTGGATAAAGAAGAAACATACAAGTTTATAACAAATGCTTTTCGTGACGGTTATGTACAATCAACAGGCACAGCATTAAGCAAAGTTCTGCCACCTGTTTCAAGATTTACGCCAACAGGCGACCGTACAAAGAAAAGAGAATCGGTACTCGAAAAACTCAGTTCGTTTTTCAATAAATTCTGGGATATATCGGGTGGCAGGTTTTTAAAGAATTAA